From the genome of Spodoptera frugiperda isolate SF20-4 chromosome 23, AGI-APGP_CSIRO_Sfru_2.0, whole genome shotgun sequence, one region includes:
- the LOC118266700 gene encoding sodium- and chloride-dependent GABA transporter ine isoform X2, whose protein sequence is MAKTFQATEKKKYEPIWPPDEDTASHESDCEEEEEDTTAHLKPRRPFWANKIQFVLACVGYSVGLGNVWRFPYLCYKSGGGAFLIPYFIILLVCGVPMLFMELAVGQYTAHGPIGALSQICPLFKGAGLASVVISFLMSTYYAVIIAWAIYYFFTSFKSEVPWASCSNRWNTPQCWVPNHNMTKPNGSQTPTEQFFEKKVLSMSAGIEYPNGMRWELAACLVCAWVLVYFALWKSIKSSAKVRYITTTLPFLLIIVFLGRSLTLDGADKGLRFFFKPEWELLKQSRPWVNAASQIFNSIGVAFGSMIMFASYNRFDNNFLHDTVAVSLINAITSLIVGIFTFATIGNIAFEQNTPVKDVIADSPGLLFVVYPQAIAKMPASQLWAVLFFFMFLCLGLNSQFAIVEVVVTSIQDGFPDMIRRRLVYHELLVLCVCGVSLVFGLPHIIHSGIYVFQLMDYYAASLSITYLAFFEVVGIAWFYGVGRLSRNIKQMTGRRPSLYFRVCWLVATPALLLALWVASLVDYTPPSYRQYQYPTWAQALGWIIASLSLLCIPVYAVFVIIKAPGNNWREKFRHSIRPTSLCECGVTGCDICYSDSEQPDDKPAIN, encoded by the exons GCCCCCCGACGAGGATACAGCTTCACATGAAAGTGACTGTGAAGAGGAAGAGGAGGACACTACAGCCCACCTAAAACCCCGCCGACCGTTCTGGGCcaacaaaatacaatttgtattaGCGTGCGTTGGCTACTCCGTTGGCCTCGGCAATGTGTGGAGGTTCCCCTACTTGTGCTACAAAAGCGGAGGAG GAGCCTTCCTCATaccttattttataatactCTTAGTATGCGGTGTGCCAATGCTTTTCATGGAATTGGCCGTGGGCCAGTACACGGCCCACGGTCCCATTGGTGCCTTGTCACAAATTTGCCCACTCTTTAAAG GTGCGGGCTTAGCAAGCGTAGTGATCTCATTTCTAATGTCCACGTACTACGCGGTGATCATAGCGTGGGCCATCTATTACTTCTTCACGTCGTTCAAGTCAGAGGTGCCGTGGGCGAGCTGTTCGAACCGATGGAACACGCCGCAGTGCTGGGTGCCCAACCACAACATGACCAAACCTAATGGCTCCCAGACGCCCACCGAACAGTTCTTCGA GAAAAAGGTACTGAGTATGAGTGCCGGCATAGAATACCCGAATGGAATGCGGTGGGAATTGGCGGCTTGCTTGGTCTGTGCTTGGGTGCTAGTTTACTTCGCTCTGTGGAAAAGTATCAAGTCTTCCGCCAAAGTACGCTATATCACCACAACATTGCCCTTTCTGCTAATTATAGTTTTCCTCGGACGATCGTTAACACTTGACGGAGCTGATAAAGGTCTGAGATTTTTCTTCAAGCCAGAATGGGAACTATTAAAACAGTCAAGACCATGGGTTAACGCAGCTTCACAAATATTTAACTCAATCGGTGTTGCTTTTGGATCGATGATAATGTTCGCTTCTTACAATCGATTCGATAACAATTTCCTCCACGATACTGTGGCTGTCTCACTAATCAATGCAATCACTAGTCTCATCGTGGGGATCTTCACGTTTGCCACCATCGGAAACATCGCCTTTGAACAAAATACTCCCGTCAAAGATGTCATCGCCGACA gtcCTGGATTATTATTTGTCGTGTATCCGCAAGCAATCGCAAAAATGCCTGCGTCACAACTATGGGCAGTGCTATTCTTCTTCATGTTCCTTTGTCTTGGACTAAACAGCCAG TTTGCAATCGTTGAAGTGGTGGTGACGTCAATTCAAGATGGATTCCCTGACATGATACGCAGAAGACTCGTGTACCACGAGCTGTTAGTGCTGTGTGTGTGTGGAGTGTCGCTAGTGTTCGGGCTGCCGCACATTATACACAGCGGCATCTACGTGTTCCAACTGATGGACTACTACGCCGCATCACTCAGCATCACATATCTAGCCTTCTTCGAAGTGGTGGGGATTGCTTGGTTCTACGGCGTCGGCAGATTGTCCAGAAACATTAAACAAATGACAG GTCGCCGTCCTTCGCTGTATTTCCGAGTGTGTTGGCTGGTTGCGACACCGGCGCTACTTCTCGCGCTGTGGGTGGCCAGTCTGGTGGACTACACTCCGCCAAGCTACCGACAGTACCAGTATCCGACGTGGGCGCAGGCGCTCGGTTGGATCATCGCTTCTCTCTCACTTCTATGCATTCCAGTATACGCTGTATTTGTCATAATCAAGGCTCCGGGAAATAATTGGAGAGAG aaatTCCGCCACTCTATTCGTCCGACATCTCTATGTGAATGCGGTGTCACTGGATGCGACATTTGTTACTCGGACTCCGAGCAACCGGACGATAAACCTGCTATCAACTAG
- the LOC118266701 gene encoding parathymosin, giving the protein MTKKLPQIQLTVNKHGQLVQTIAKPIHDGNLPITLEEFQVQANAALTQMIEDLDELGQMLGNGNMQNLEAENSADEVDEEEDESDDSTEGYDSEEGEESDNEDSTEQSGPKKKKHY; this is encoded by the exons ATGACTAAAAAGCTACCACAAATTCAACTAACTGTCAATAAACATGGCCAGTTAGTTCAGACAATTGCTAAACCAATTCATGATGGGAACTTGCCTATTACGCTGGAAGAGTTTCAAGTTCAAGCAAATGCCGCACTAACTCAGATGATAGAAGATCTTGATGAATTGGGTCAAATGT TGGGTAATGGCAACATGCAGAATTTGGAAGCAGAGAACAGTGCAGATGAAGTAGATGAAGAAGAAGATGAGAGTGATGACAGCACGGAGGGTTATGATAGCGAGGAAGGTGAGGAGTCTGACAATGAGGACTCAACGGAACAGAGTGGACCCAAAAAGaagaaacattattaa
- the LOC118266934 gene encoding glycerol kinase-like, with translation MREFGRFGPLIGAVDEGTSNVKFLVFAANTSEVLTYHQITLKRFSPQEGWVEQDALEILNAVLECIEVTTDNLRKLDINPEDVVGIGITNQRETTIVWNSVTGQPLYSAIVWLDVRTANIVDELTRVKSPQCVNAVTQTSGLPLSTYFSSVKLKWLLQNVPAVKDAVRAGECMAGTVDSWLIWNLTGGCHGGAHITDVTNASRTQLMSLRSLQWDKGLLRFFDIPVQILPKIKSSAEIYGYISTGSLLGVPIAGCLGDQQAALVGQGCMRFGQVKCTFGTGCFLLYNTGDSIIHSQQGLLSTVAYKLGPDAPPVYALEGSVAIAGDTLQWLRDGLELITDIQDTEALASEVNDDDEGSICFVPAFNGLYSPYWRKDARGIICGISDKTRREHIVRAALESVCHQTRSVATAMATDCAPLGRLLADGGMAQNTLLMQMQADILGIPVIRPLMMESTALGAAIVAGRALRVWPISTPCPPADTFIPTISSEERDIKRVRWEKALKRCLAWTTDGKEEENELCSDETDRTTAAIPPGLFFLGTALLVIIADKLKAI, from the exons ATGCGGGAATTCGGCAGATTTGGTCCCCTCATTGGTGCTGTAGACGAAGGAACTTCGAATGTCAAGTTCCTG GTGTTTGCTGCAAACACATCCGAAGTATTAACTTATCATCAAATTACTTTGAAACGTTTTAGCCCTCAAGAAGGTTGGGTTGAACAAGATGCACTAGAAATTTTAAATGCTGTATTAGAATGCATTGAA GTGACTACTGACAATCTGAGAAAGTTAGATATCAACCCAGAGGATGTGGTTGGCATTGGCATTACAAATCAGAGGGAAACCACAATTGTTTGGAATTCAGTCACTGGACAGCCTTTATATAGTGCCATAG TATGGTTGGATGTGAGAACAGCTAACATTGTGGATGAACTAACGAGAGTCAAAAGTCCACAATGTGTGAATGCTGTGACCCAGACCAGTGGGCTTCCATTATCCACATACTTCTCATCTGTAAAACTGAAATGGCTACTTCAAAACGTGCCTGCAGTCAAGGATGCTGTCAGGGCCGGAGAATGCATGGCAGGCACTGTGGATTCCTGGTTGATTTGG AACCTTACTGGTGGTTGTCATGGTGGAGCGCACATAACAGACGTCACGAATGCCTCACGGACACAGCTTATGTCACTACGTAGTCTGCAGTGGGATAAAGGACTGTTGCGGTTCTTTGACATACCAGTACAGATTCTACCAAAGATTAAAAGTTCAGCTGAAATATATGGTTACATTTCAACAGGATCCTTACTTGGCGTACCTATTGCTGGG TGTTTAGGTGATCAACAAGCAGCTTTAGTTGGACAAGGATGCATGAGATTTGGTCAGGTCAAATGTACTTTCGGCACTGGATGCTTCTTATTATACAATACAG GCGATTCGATCATCCACTCACAACAAGGGCTATTATCTACAGTGGCTTACAAATTAGGACCAGATGCACCTCCAGTGTACGCATTAGAAGGATCAGTTGCCATTGCAG GCGACACGTTACAATGGCTGAGAGATGGATTGGAGCTTATAACGGATATTCAAGATACAGAGGCATTAGCATCCGAGGtaaatgatgatgacgaaggaagCATTTGTTTTGTACCTGCATTTAATGGTTTATACTCCCCCTATTGGAGGAAAGATGCTAGAGG CATAATATGTGGAATTAGTGATAAGACGCGCCGAGAGCACATAGTCAGAGCAGCTTTAGAATCAGTGTGCCATCAAACACGAAGTGTGGCCACAGCCATGGCGACTGACTGCGCTCCATTGGGGCGGCTACTTGCCGACGGCGGTATGGCGCAGAATACACTTCTGATGCAAATGCAAGCAGATATTCTTGGAATTCCTGTG ATTCGACCTCTTATGATGGAAAGCACAGCTCTTGGGGCTGCGATTGTAGCTGGTCGAGCATTGCGAGTGTGGCCAATTTCTACGCCATGCCCACCAGCCGATACATTCATACCAACTATTAGTTCTGAAG AACGCGACATTAAACGGGTCCGATGGGAAAAAGCTCTCAAAAGATGCTTAGCATGGACTACAGATGGCAAAGAAGAGGAAAACGAGTTATGTTctg ATGAAACAGACCGAACAACTGCTGCTATACCTCCTGGTTTGTTTTTCCTTGGAACAGCTCTTTTAGTGATTATAGCAGATAAATTAAAAGCTATCTAA
- the LOC118266935 gene encoding RNA-splicing ligase RtcB homolog has translation MVVRQYNEELKYLEKINPYCWKIKMGFQPNMNVEGVFYVNSTLEKLMLEELKNSCRPGMTGGFLPGVKQIANVAALPGIVGRSIGLPDVHSGYGFAIGNMAAFDMGNPKSIVSPGGVGFDINCGVRLLRTNLHEKDVQPIKEQLAQSLFDHIPVGVGSKGIIPMNARDLEEALEMGMDWSLREGYVWAEDKEHCEEYGRMLNADPSKVSLRAKKRGLPQLGTLGAGNHYAEIQVVDEIFDKYAAGKMGIERIGQVCVMIHSGSRGFGHQVATDALVQMEKAMKRDEIDTNDRQLACARINSVEGQDYLKAMAAAANFAWVNRSSMTFLTRQAFAKQFKMAPDDLDMHVIYDVSHNIAKVEEHVVDGKVKTLLVHRKGSTRAFPPHHPLIPVDYQLTGQPVLIGGTMGTCSYVLTGTHQGMTETFGSTCHGAGRALSRAKSRRNIDYKEVLEKLENMGISIRVASPKLVMEEAPESYKNVTDVVDTCHAAGISKKTVKLRPIAVIKG, from the exons ATGGTTGTTCGTCAGTACAACGAAGAATTAAAGTATCTTGAAAAGATAAATCCATATTGTTGGAAAATCAAAATGGGTTTTCAGCCAAATATGAATGTAGAAGGCGTCTTTTATGTGAATTCTACACTCGAAAAATTAATGTTAGAAGAACTGAAGAACTCTTGTAGACCTGGAATGACGGGAGGGTTCCTTCCAGGTGTAAAACAAATAGCTAATGTTGCGGCATTGCCCGGTATCGTGGGCCGGTCTATTGGTTTGCCAGATGTACACTCTGGTTACGGATTCGCTATAG GAAATATGGCAGCTTTTGACATGGGTAACCCTAAGTCAATAGTGTCACCTGGAGGGGTGGGTTTTGATATCAACTGTGGTGTTCGCCTTTTGAGAACTAATCTTCATGAGAAAGATGTCCAGCCAATAAAG gaacAACTTGCCCAGAGTTTATTTGATCATATACCAGTGGGAGTAGGCTCTAAGGGTATAATTCCAATGAATGCCAGAGATCTGGAAGAAGCCCTAGAAATGGGAATGGACTGGTCTCTCAGAGAAGGTTATGTCTGGGCTGAAGATAAAGAGCATTGTGAAGAATATGGCCGTATGCTGAATGCTGATCCTTCAAAAGTCAGTCTTCGAGCTAAGAAAAGAGGTTTGCCACAGCTGGGTACTCTAGGAGCTGGTAATCACTATGCTGAGATACAAGTTGTAGatgaaatatttgataaatatgCTGCAGGAAAAATGGGCATTGAAAGAATTGGTCAAGTGTGTGTTATGATTCATTCTGGCAGTAGAGGTTTTGGCCACCAAGTTGCTACTGATGCTCTAGTCCAAATGGAGAAAGCTATGAAACGAGATGAGATTGATACAAATGATCGGCAATTGGCTTGTGCAAGAATAAATTCCGTAGAAGGTCAAGACTACTTAAAGGCAATGGCAGCAGCAGCTAACTTTGCATGGGTTAATAGAAGTTCAATGACATTTTTGACCAGACAGGCATTTGCAAAGCAATTTAAAATGGCACCTGATGATCTAGACATGCATGTCATATATGATGTGTCTCATAATATTGCCAAGGTTGAAGAGCATGTGGTAGATGGAAAAGTAAAGACCTTATTGGTGCATAGGAAG ggATCAACCAGAGCTTTTCCTCCACATCATCCTCTGATACCAGTGGATTATCAGTTGACTGGCCAGCCAGTGCTGATTGGTGGAACTATGGGTACTTGCAGCTATGTCTTAACTGGAACTCATCAAGGCATGACTGAAACCTTTGGGTCTACTTGCCATGGAGCT GGTCGTGCACTATCCCGGGCAAAGTCAAGAAGGAACATAGATTATAAAGAAGTTTTGGAAAAGCTGGAAAATATGGGAATCTCTATTAGAGTTGCTTCACCAAAGTTAGTGATGGAAGAGGCACCAGAGTCGTATAAAAATGTTACAGATGTCGTAGATACTTGTCACGCAGCTGGCATTAGCAAGAAGACTGTAAAACTGCGCCCCATCGCTGTTATAAAAGGCTGA
- the LOC118266694 gene encoding NADH dehydrogenase [ubiquinone] 1 beta subcomplex subunit 11, mitochondrial codes for MAALIKLRQMPLVQRCVWNHLSQTSRGISTSKKNSDSAATATAAKPEDKNWVSYGFDYKSKEEDTNAHNASFFFSVTLCLVFGGFAWAYAPDTHLRDWAQREAFLELRRREKAGLPPIDPNFIDPKQIKLPKDADLCNVEIII; via the coding sequence ATGGCTGCATTAATTAAGCTACGTCAGATGCCTCTTGTTCAAAGATGTGTTTGGAACCATCTAAGTCAAACAAGCCGTGGAATTTCCACTTCGAAAAAGAATAGTGATAGCGCTGCTACCGCTACTGCAGCCAAACCTGAAGACAAAAACTGGGTGAGCTATGGTTTCGACTACAAGAGTAAAGAAGAAGACACCAATGCACACAACGCTTCATTCTTTTTCTCCGTTACATTGTGTTTGGTTTTCGGAGGATTTGCTTGGGCCTACGCTCCTGATACACATTTGAGGGATTGGGCTCAGCGAGAAGCATTTTTAGAACTACGTCGTCGTGAAAAAGCTGGTCTTCCTCCAATTGACCCTAACTTTATTGACCCCAAGCAAATTAAACTACCCAAGGATGCTGATCTCTGTAATGTTGagatcattatttaa
- the LOC118266693 gene encoding uncharacterized protein LOC118266693, with protein MSLKIEAETKLDSEPCVLTWGNKLFVGSENGSIKAFDTNLTPKESWTAHAVQPFALATDGDTLYSSSNDGGIRVWSMKGDQVTELSSTGADVGALHVYDRQLYAGDEDGNIIIYEKNEIKAQYNVLEEVKDLCFSPPFLFTVRDLYVTATEIKPEESKTRFMTRHTMEGRAPLQITGNRLLFMSRDGNSLRLHDASVDSTFKSLDEVKVSDMIVTSLSASGQYAWTGGWDGFVRRWKIAGDKLEAAGDINLGGCINSLYASAGDSAYVAVTGGKVVYLRAV; from the exons ATGTCTTTGAAAATTGAAGCTGAAACGAAACTTGATTCTGAGCCGTGTGTGTTGACCTGGGGCAACAAATTGTTTGTTGGCTCTGAAAACGGGTCGATCAAA GCATTTGATACTAATTTAACACCGAAAGAGTCATGGACGGCGCATGCAGTGCAGCCATTTGCCTTGGCTACTGACGGAGACACCCTGTACTCATCATCAAACGACGGAGGAATCCGGGTGTGGTCCATGAAGGGGGACCAGGTCACCGAGCTATCTTCTACTGGAGCTGATGTGGGAGCCCTGCATGTGTATGACAGACAACTTTACGCCGGCGATGAGGACGGCAAT ATTATTATCTATGAAAAGAATGAGATAAAGGCACAATACAATGTTTTGGAAGAAGTAAAAGATCTTTGCTTCAGCCCTCCATTCCTGTTTACAGTTCGGGATCTCTACGTTACAGCCACTGAAATAAAACCTG agGAATCGAAGACACGTTTTATGACACGACATACAATGGAAGGACGAGCTCCCTTACAGATAACTGGAAACAGACTCCTGTTCATGTCCAGAGATGGCAATAGCTTGCGGTTACATGATGCTTCCGTTGACTCTACATTCAAATCCCTCGATGAAGTCAAG GTAAGCGACATGATCGTAACAAGTTTGTCCGCAAGTGGGCAGTACGCATGGACCGGCGGTTGGGATGGCTTCGTGCGCCGGTGGAAGATAGCTGGTGACAAACTGGAAGCAGCTGGAGATATCAATCTTGGTGGTTGTATCAATTCCCTGTATGCCTCGGCTGGTGACTCCGCTTATGTAGCTGTGACTGGGGGGAAAGTAGTCTACCTGCGCGCTGTATAG
- the LOC118266692 gene encoding uncharacterized protein LOC118266692: protein MCEKTVLRSLVVAVVVACAVARPEPPSSYGAPAPSYSAPSSSYGAPSSSYGAPAPQYGPPQQPIVHKHVYVHVPPPDNDIPAPRKPIWVPPPQKHYKIVFIKAPTPPTPTAPIIPVQPQNEEKTLVYVLVKKPEEQPDIVIPTPAPTQPSKPEVYFIRYKTQKQEGYPAAAPKPEYGPPASAPSSEYGAP, encoded by the exons ATGTGTGAAAAAACG GTACTTCGATCTCTGGTGGTGGCGGTGGTGGTCGCTTGCGCGGTCGCCAGGCCCGAGCCCCCGTCGTCATACGGCGCGCCTGCCCCCTCGTACAGTGCTCCCTCATCGTCGTACGGTGCTCCCTCCTCCTCATACGGTGCTCCCGCGCCTCAGTACGGACCTCCCCAACAGCCCATAGTGCACAAGCACGTGTACGTGCATGTCCCACCTCCAGACAACGACATCCCCGCTCCCCGCAAGCCCATCTGGGTACCTCCTCCACAGAAACACTACAAAATTGTGTTCATCAAGGCACCGACCCCACCGACTCCCACCGCTCCTATCATCCCTGTCCAGCCTCAGAACGAGGAGAAGACTCTGGTCTACGTCCTGGTGAAGAAGCCCGAGGAGCAGCCCGACATCGTGATCCCAACTCCCGCGCCCACACAGCCATCCAAACCCGAAGTTTACTTCATCAGATACAAGACacaa AAACAGGAAGGTTACCCTGCTGCGGCTCCCAAGCCCGAGTACGGTCCCCCTGCCTCTGCACCCTCCTCAGAATACGGTGCTCCCTAA